One Streptomyces dangxiongensis genomic window, GCGTCGTTCGGCAGCTTGAGGACGATGGGGTCGCGCGGGGCCATCGGGCCCTCGCCGCGGACCACGACCGTGTCGCGGAAGATCTGCTCCAGGAGCCCGGCGGCCTGCGGCTGCACGGCGCCCTGGCCGGAGATCACACCGCGCAGGAACCAGCGCGGGCCGTCCACACCGACGAACCGGACGACCTGGAAACCGCCGGTGCCGTCGGGTAGCTGCACCGGGACCTGGGCGCGCAGCTCCCAGCCGAGCGGGCCCTCGACCTCGTCGACGATGCCACCCTGCTGGGTGATGCCGCTGCCGATCTCCTCGCGGACCTCGCCCCAGATACCCTCGCGCTTGGGTGCGGCGAACGCCTGGAGCTGGATGGCGCTGTCGCGCAGTACTACAGTCGCGGCGACGATCGCGTCACCGGCGACCTCGACCCGCAGCTCCATGCCGTCGACGCCCGGTACGAACAGACCGCCGAGGTCGACGCGGCCCTCGGCCGGGTCGCGCACCTCGCCGCTGTCCCACGGCCCGTCGGGCCGGGGCCCGGGCTCCAGCCGGAGACGCTGTCGCTCGCGCCCGGCCTCCTCTTCGTCCGCCTCGGTCCCGACGCTGTCGACGACCTGCTCGGCCTCGCCGGCCGCTTCCTCGGCGGCACCCTTCTTGTTGCGACGTCCGAACACGTCACTGTCCTTCCCGGTCGGATACGACCGAAGCGTATCGATTCCCACCCGTCGGACCGCCCTCGGCGGCCTGACCGCTTGTGCCGCTCTCGCCGCCCACCGCGGCATGGCCACCGGTGGACCCGAAGCCCCCTTCGGCCCGCGCGGAGCCGGGAAGTTCCGCGACCTCCTGGAAGCGGACCCTCTCGACCTGCTGGACGACCAGTTGGGCAATCCGGTCGAAGCGCTCGAACCGCACGCTCTCGCGCGGGTCGAGATTCACCACGATCACCTTGATCTCTCCACGGTACCCGGCATCGACCGTCCCCGGGGCATTCACGAGGGCGACACCGCAGCGGGCGGCGAGGCCGGATCGCGGATGCACGAAGGCCGCGTACCCGTCGGGCAGGGCGATCGACACCCCCGTG contains:
- a CDS encoding DUF3710 domain-containing protein; protein product: MFGRRNKKGAAEEAAGEAEQVVDSVGTEADEEEAGRERQRLRLEPGPRPDGPWDSGEVRDPAEGRVDLGGLFVPGVDGMELRVEVAGDAIVAATVVLRDSAIQLQAFAAPKREGIWGEVREEIGSGITQQGGIVDEVEGPLGWELRAQVPVQLPDGTGGFQVVRFVGVDGPRWFLRGVISGQGAVQPQAAGLLEQIFRDTVVVRGEGPMAPRDPIVLKLPNDAQMVPEGVQQEEGSRFSGGMGHLQRGPEITEVR
- the dut gene encoding dUTP diphosphatase, producing MTAAGPAGRAPLDVQIRRVDPDVPLPAYEHPGDAGADLRTTEACALGPGERAVLPTGVSIALPDGYAAFVHPRSGLAARCGVALVNAPGTVDAGYRGEIKVIVVNLDPRESVRFERFDRIAQLVVQQVERVRFQEVAELPGSARAEGGFGSTGGHAAVGGESGTSGQAAEGGPTGGNRYASVVSDREGQ